The stretch of DNA CGCCGCAGTGGCGAAGGTCTTCGCTGGCCCGGGCGTCAGCGGTTTCGGTCCGGCCGGCTACGTCAGGACGAACGCTGGATCGGGTGGCGAGCTCCACCTGAACGGTCTGGTCCGAGCCGCGCTCGACCGGGCCTGGGACCACGGCCTGCAACCCCCGGTGCCCACCGGGTTCTCGGCGGCTGCGGCCGACGAGCTCCGCAGCATGCTCGCGATCCTGCGGAAAGAGAACAAGACCGCGACCGCCCGCGTCCATCTCACCGGCGTCCTCCTGCCCGAAGAATGCGAGCTGGAATTGGCGGAAGTGAGAATCAGGGCGACCACCGATAGCGAATACCGGCAAGCCCCTGGAGGGATACGAGGAAAGCTCTCGGGAACGGTCGGCGACGGCGAGCCGGTCGTCATCGACTACTCCGGGGACATTGCACTTGAGATCCCCTACCCCTACGTGTTCAACACCAAGCCCCCCAAGAACGACACGGACTTCAGCTGGCTGGAGCAGAACAATCCCGGTGAGACGATCCAGCAGGTGCTTACTAGGGTCCGGTTCGCGCTGCTGCTGGCCGTGAAGCGGGAGCAGGCGCGAGTGCAGGTCGTCCCGGCCTGGCAGATCCTGCGGGATCCTCTCGCCGAGGCTCAGTCGATGACCTGGTGGGACAACAGGAGCACCGGGCTGACACCGATCCGGTTGACCCGGGAAGAGGCCGACGCGTGGGCCCACTGGTACGGCAGGCTGAAGACCCCGGGCATCGAGAAGATCGACCTCGGCATTCGCAGGGTGCTGCGGGCCCTGTCGGAGCGGCGTGACCCCGCCGACGTCCTCGTCGACGCCGTCATCGCCTGGGAGAACCTCTTCGGCACCAAGGACGGGGAACCCACCTTCCGCATCACGATGTGCTTGGCGACCCTGCTGGAGAGCGACGTCGCCGAGCGAGGGGCGCTGAGGACGGAACTGGCGAAGATCTACGATCTCCGCAGCAAGATCGTGCACGGGAGTGCCGACCTCAAGGTGGCGGACGTGCCCGTGTGCCACCGGGCGCTCGATGTCGCCGTCGACGCGATCAAGGCATTGGTCGATCAGCGTCCGGACATCCTTCGACTGACCGACGGCGGGCTCAGAAGTGTACGGCTGCTGCTGGAGTGAGCCCCACCGGGCGGGCCGGCACCGGGCGGACCGCGCGCCCGGCCGGCCCGACTGTGGTCCTTCGCTGGCACCCTTGGCTGTCTTCCCCGCGGCGCGGACCCGCGGGCCGTGGGTCCGCGCCGGCCCTGATCCTGTCGGCGGTGCGGTGGCCTCGGCCGGGTCAGTCCAGGGTGATCGGCCCGTCCGGCAGCCATCCGTCGAGATAGCCGCTCGTGAGGTCGCGCGCCATTCCCAGGTCGGCTCCGCGAAGGAGCTCCCCGAGGCGTTCCCGGTCGGCCCACAGCACGGCGGTCCCGGCCGGGAACGCTCCTCCCTTGCGGGCCGGCTGGGCGATCAGCACGTGCTCCTCCACTCGGACATCGGTGGGCGACCCGGATGCCCACCGATGCCCCGTCACCTTGCCCCAGCGAGGCGCGGGATCACCCAGCAGCCTGCCGCAGCACCGGGCGGCGGCGTCGCGGTAGGACTCCGGCCCGCGCAGCACCTCTCGCGGCAGGACCAGCGTGCCGGCCGCGGTGACCGCAAGCGCGAGCTGGCCGTTCGCGTCGAGTGCCAGCACGCACACCGACCTGCGGAAGCGTGGCGAAGGGATGTACGTCACGGCATCAGCATCCCAGGCGGCTATCTATGTAGCCACTACTGCGGGGCGTGTCGCTTTCGAGCAGCAGGATGGTCCGGGCCACACCGCTGGCCTGGCGGCTCTCCTACGTTGGTTCCCGCCCGCGGAAGGGCAAGCGGGAACCAGCATTCTGCGACTCAGATGTCCCCGGCAGTCGCGATCATCGAGAACGATGCGGGGCAGCCGCAGGTCGTGCGGTCCCGGGCAAGGCGAGACCATCGAGGCTACCGCTGTACGCCCGCATCGGCAGCGCGCACGAGGGGCACGCAGGCGCGTGCCTGCGTGCCCCTCGTGGGCGTGAGTCAGCTCTTGTAGAGCGCGGTGACTTGGTTCGGGGTGAGTGCGTAGGGGTAGGTGTGGACGTCGCTGACGGCGCCGGTGGCATTGCCGTAGGGGGTGTTGCCGGCGCTGGCGGCAGCGCCGATGGACAGGCCGTACGGGGCTGTCCAGGGGCTCTTGTCGGGGGTGGCGCCGACGTAGGTGCCGTTGACGTAGAGGGTCATGGCCTGGGTGTCGGCGTTGTAGGTGGCGGTGAGGTGGGTCCAGGTGCCCTGGACGGCCGAGCCCTTCGCGCTGTTGACGGTGATCCAGCCCGTGCCGGTGGCGTTGTCGTCGGTGGGCACCTGGTACTGCCAGGCCTGCTGGGTGGCGGAGTAGCCGAGGTAGAACGCCTGGTGGTTGTTGCCGCCTTCGGCGATGAAGGTCTGGTCGCTGCCGGCGTTGCCGGTGAGCTGGACCCAGGCCGAGACGGTGTAGCTGTGGCTGGTGTCGACGGCGGGGCTCTGGGTCCGCAGGAAGCCGGTGCCTGTGACAGCCGCTGCGCTTTGGGCGTTCTGCTTGTGGTCGGTGGTCCAGCCGACGGTGTTGTAGATGGTGGCCGGGTTGGCGCCGGAGCCGTCGGTGGCGATGCCGTTGTTGCTGCTGGCTCCGTTGAGGCGCCACTGGTTCGGGGCGATTGCGGTGCTGCCGACGGTGAGCGGCCCGGTCCAGGAGAAGGCGGTCGGATCGTTGGTGCTCTGTCTGGCAGTCCAGATCTGGATGTCGCCGGTCGGGGTGATGCCCCAGAGGGTGGGGGCGCCGTTGCCAATGAGGTCGCCGTCGGAGCCCACGAGGGGCCACTGCGAGGCGACCACGCCGGAGGCGATCTGCTTGTTGGTCGCCAGGCCGGTGAAGGTCGAGAAGGGGTCTGACGGATTGCCGGTTGCCGGGTTCGTGGTGGTGATCGGCTCGATGGTGAAGGTGTAGCCGTGCACGTCGCCGTTGTCCCGTCGGCGGGCCCAGAGGCCGGGGTGGCCCTCCTTCTTCCAGTCTCCGGGGGAGATGAGGTCCCAACCCTTCCAGCCGGTGGGGGAGATGTTGATCGCGGCGGCGAAGGCGCCGTCGGCGATGCTCGGGTAGAACCACAGGGCACCGTCGCCGTCCGGGGAGTCCTCGACGGTGAACAGGCCCGTGCGGTTGTAGTACTCGTTGCTCGCCTTGAGGCTGGTGCTCAGCGGGTCACCGACTGCGGCGATCTGCTGGACGGTGGACCAGTCGGTGGCGTTGTAACCGGTGCAGTCGTGGGCGGGCGTCTTGTGGCAAGCAGGCTTGGGGACCGAGCCTGCGGCGTCGAACCGGCCGGTGCCGCCGAGGTCGCTCGGGTTCATGTAGAACCGCAGCTTCGGGTCACCCTTCTTGTGTGCGAACAGGCCGTCGACGTTCGTGCCCGTGCTGAGGCTGCCGCGGTGCGTGGTCTGGTAGTTGGCCCAGGAGTCGCTGGTGACCGTCTTGTCGATCATCTGCGGCGTGTGTGTGGTGTCGGCCGCGACCGAGGTGGCGGGGGAGGCGGCGCCTGAGCTGCTGCCGGGGACGGTGAAGGCGCGCAGGTTGCCGGACTTGTCGGGGGCGACGATGTCGGGGGCGGAGTCGCCGGTGATGTCGCCGAAGACCGGGGCTGGGCCGTTGGGGTTCCACGGTGCGTAGAAGGAGTACTGCTGGATGTCGGAGACGTTGCCCGCGTTGTCCTGCACCCTGGTGTAGACGATGTTGGTGCCCCAGTGGCCCGGGGTGACCGGGATCTGGGTGGGCGCGGTGGTACCGCAGCTGGTCTGGGTGTATTGCTTGGACAGTTGCGGGTCGGGTCCCCAGGAGACGCAGATCGCGCCGGAGGCGTAGGCGCCCGGAGGGTTGGACTGGTCGCTGGTGGTGATGGGGATGGAGCCCTGCTGGCCGGCGTAGAGCTGGGGGGTGATGCCGCTGCCGGACGGGGGGAACTGCTTGGTGGGGTCGGTGATCGCACCGAAGTCGAATTTCGGCTTGGTCATGTCGACCTTGAAGAAGCAGGTCGGGGTCGAGGCGGACCACGGGGAACCGAGGAGGTCGGTGGCCCTGGCAGCCCAGCCGTAGAGGTGTCCGTCGTGGATCGCGCTGCTCTTCACGGTGAAGGAGGCGGTTCCGCCGGAGGCGGTCTCGGCGGAGAGGCCGGAGTCGACGTCCGTCACGCCGCGCGGGTCGTTGTAGTCCCAGATGTGGGTCCAGGAGTAGAGCGTGGCCTGGACGGGGCTGGAGACGGTGGTGGTGAGGGTGACGGCGCCGGCCTGCTCGCTGCCGGCGCCGAGCCAGGCGGCGTTGCCGAGGGTGCCGTTGCAGTCCTGGTTGCTCTGCGAGGGGCTGATGGTCTTGGGCGCCGGGTAAGTCGCCTGATTGGTCGGCACGTTGGGGACGCGGTCGTACCACACGGAGAGCGTGGGCTGGGGCGTGACGCGCTTGAAGGCGTACTGGTTGGTCTCGCTGCCGTAGAGGCCGAAGGTCAGGTTGGGGTAGGTGGGGGCGTAGTTCTGGAAGGTTCCGGTGACGTCGTAGTCGAACGGCACGTTGCCGTAGCAGCCGTCCCGGCCGGAGCCGCCGATCGCCTTGGTGCCGAGGCTGTTGCCGAGCTGACCGGGTTGGTAGCCCCAGGTGGTCTGGGCGTTGATGCCGCCGGTGAGGTAGAGGTCGACGCCGTAGGTGTTCGTGCAGTTCCAGTCGGCGGAGACGTACTCCTGGAAGGTGATCGTCGCGGAGTGGATCACCGTGCCGTTGAGTGCGTGGGTGTCGAACTGGAAGAAGCTGCGGTAGGCGGAGGAGGGCTTGCAGCTGCCGCCGTTGATGCCGTAGTCGCCGCAGACGCCGACGCCTGGGTAGTCGGAGTCGCTGTCGCCGGTGCGGTTGTAGTTGGAGGTGCCGGGTTCACCGGACTGCACCCAGGTCCAGGCGTTGGCGCTGGTGGTGGGGGCGGGTTTCCAGGCCGGGTCGATGAAGTACGGGGCGGTGCCGTTTGTGAGCAGGTTCTGGTCGGGTGTCAGGTCGATGCCGTTGGAGTCGGCTCGGGCCGGCATGGTGGCGCTCAGGGCGGCCGTGCCGGGGCCGGCGGAGGTGCTGGTGGTGCTCGCCTTGGCCGGCTCGGCGGTCGGCGCGGTCGTTGTGCCCTGTGCGGTGAGCGCTCGGCGGGCGCTCGGGCCAGCTGAAGAGCTGCGGCTTGTGCTGTCCCACATCAGGGGCGTGGGGGCGAGGAAGCGGGGCTTGCCGTCCTCGGCGGTGGCGACGAGGTTGCCGGCCTGGTCGCCGGTGAGGGTGACGCCGTCGGTGATGGTGCCGAAGTGCAGGTTCTTCAGCAGCGGATCGGCCGTGGCGGCTTGGGTTTTGACGACCAGGATGGTGGTGAGGCCGCCGGCCTTGGTCGCGGTGACCTTGAGGTCGATGTCGGGAGCGACGGCTGGGTAGGTGACGCTGTCACCGCTGACCGTGGGGCTGGCCAGCGGGAACGGGGCGGTGATCGAGAGCTTCTTGCCGTCGGCGCTGGTCATCGTCGCCAGTGTGCCGTTGCCGCCCTTGGAGAGCACGAGCTGACCGGCCGAGGACTTGGGGGAGAAGGTTCCGTCCGGGTTGGCGGCGAGGGTGGCGTCCAGGGGCTGCCAGGCGCCGCTGCGCTTGGTGCGCTGCTGGTCGGGGTGGGCGGTGAGGGCGAGGTGGCCTTCGGGGGTGGCGGAGGTCTCGGTGTACTCGGTGGTCAGCGAGTCGATCGGGACGTTCTTGCCGGTGGCCTTGGCCTCGGCGACGGCTTTGTCGGTTTCGGTGGCGGGGGGCTGCTCGGCGGTCATCTTGGCGGTGGCGGCGTTGAACGCGGCCTCGGAGGCCGGGTCGGGGCCGGTGTCGGCGAGTGCGACGGGTGTACCGAAAGCGGTGACGGCGAGTGCGATAGCCAGCGCTGGAGCCAGGACACGGCGAGGCGAGCTACCACGCGAACGGTTTCTGATCAACAAATCCCCCCAGATAGATGAAATTTTCTCATGCAACGAATAAATGGCCACCAGAACGGTCTTAGGGGCCATGGCGCGACGCAACTTCATTAACTGACGAACTGTCCAAAATGGCATGGACGAAGGCGATTTGGCGAAGGTGTGACCTCCGTCACGCTCGCGTGTCTCCCTGTGGCCCTTGACCTGTCTCTGTAAGGAGCCAATAAGCTGTCCGGCTTCCGAATATTGACTCGTGGACTGGTCTCGGACTGGTTCGCATTGGGGGTTTTGGGTGTCAATTTTCCGAAATGATCGCACCTCCTCGGGAGGTGGACGATCATTGAAACGAAGGCTTGCCACGGCGACCGCTGCGGCCGTCGTGGGGTCACTTCTGATGCCGGTCACGATCGCCGCAGCGACCGGCCCGGACTACTCGCGGAAGTGGTCGCCGCCGAACACGCCGCTTCCGAGGACTGTCTCGGTCAAGGGCCACGACGTCACCCCGGCGACGCCGGCGAAGCCCGCGCACGAGGTCCCGCCGACCTGGCAGGCACCCAAGTCGCCGAGTGCGCCGAAGCACGGCCACGCCTCAGTGCGTCTCGCCGCCGCCCCGGCGGCGCACCCGCTCGCCAAGGGCCAGCAGGCCGAGGCCGGCACCGAACTCGTCGCCTCCGGACTGCCGGTGGCACTCGCCCCGCTCGCCGGGTCCGCGGCAGGCGGCCAGCAGGTCGAGGTCGACGTCGCCGACCAGAAGGCCGCGACGGCGGCCGGTGTCCCGGGCGTCCTGGTCTCGCTCACTCCCGCCGCCGGCTCGGCCGGTGGCCCGGTGCGGCTCGGAGTCGACCTCGGCCGTGACGGCACTGGCTTCGGCGCCGACTGGGCTTCCCGTGCCCAGCTGGTGACGCTCCCGGGCTGCGCCCTGACGACGCCACAGGCCAAGGGCTGCCTCAAGCAGACCCCGCTCGCCTCGCACTACGACCGCGTCAACCAGAAGCTCGTCGCCGACGTGACGATCGCCCCGAACACCGCCCTCGCGAAGTCCGCGCCAGCGGCCGGTGCGCTCGCGTCCACCGCTGCGTCTGCCGGTGCGTCCGCCGTTCCCACGACCGTGGTAGCCGCGGTGTCCGGCACCTCCAGCGGCGCGGGCACGTTCTCGGCGACGCCGCTGAACCCCTCGCAGGCATGGACGGCCGGCGGTTCCTCCGGTGCGTTCACCTACTCGTACCCGGTCCAGCTGCCCGCCTCCCTCGGTGGCGGCGCTCCGTCGGTCGCGCTCTCGTACGACTCCTCCTCGGTGGACGGCAAGACCTCCTCCACCAACTCCCAGGCATCCTGGATCGGCGACGGCTGGGACTACAGTCCGGGCTTCGTCGAACGCTCCTACAAGCCCTGCTTGAAGGACGGAGTCGCCGGCTCCGGCGACGAGTGCTGGGCCGGCGCCAACCTCAACCTGTCGCTGGCCGGCCACTCCGGCGAGCTGGTGCCGGACGACCAGTCCTGCCAGACCAACGCGCCCGGCACCACCGAGCAGTCCAACTGCACCTGGCGGATCAAGGGCGACGACGGCACCAAGGTCCAGTTCCTGACCGGCGCCACCAACGGCACCTGGAACGGCTCGTACATCAAGGTCACCGACATCTTCGGGACGGTGTACTACCTCGGCCTCAACCACCTGCCCGACGCCTCTGGCAACCCCACCACCAAGGGCGCGGACAGCGGCTCGGCCTGGACCGTGCCGGTCTACTCGCCGAACTCGGGCGACCCCTGCTACGACAGCAGCAAGGGCCAGGGCTCCTGGTGCCAGAGCGCCTGGCGCTGGAACCTCGACTACGTGGTCGACCCGCACGGCAACCTGACCACCTACACCTACACCCCCGAGGCCAACTACTACGCCCGGGGTGGTGGTCAGAACAACGGCACCGGTACCAACACCCAGTACACCCGAGGCGGTGTCCTCGCCAGCATCGGCTACGGCCAGCTGCTGAGCGACCAGTTGACCGCCAACGGCACGTACAACCCGGCGGCGAAGGTCACGTTCACCTCGGGCGAGCGCTGCACGGCCACCGGTACAGCCTGCGACCCGGGCAACCGGACGCTGGCCAACGCGGCCAACTGGCCCGATGCGCCGCTGGACGAGAGTTGCGCGAGCACCGGCACCTGCACCAACTACAGCCCGAGCTACTGGAGCACGCTCTGGCTCAAGTCCATTGCCACGCAAGTCCGTTCGGCCGGTGTGTACCAGACCGTGGACTCCTACGCGCTGAGCCACTCGTTCGTCAGCGTGCAGAACGCCACCGAGAACGCCCAGGTGCCGTGGCTGGACTCCGTCCAACGGACGGCCAGCGACAGGCAGGCCTCGGCCACGCCGGTCCCGCTGGCTCCGGTCACCTTCACCTCGATGCTGTTGCGCAACCGGGTCGACGGCACCAACCTGGTCCCCGCTCGGCCCGACTTCAACCGCCCGCGCATCCAGCTGATCACCACCGAGACCGGCGGCACCGTCGCCGTGGACTACTGGCCGCCGGACTGCTCCCGGGTCAGCGGCCCGATGCCCGGCTCTGCGGACTCCGACGTCCGCTCCTGCTTCAACGTCAAGTGGCACCCGCCGACGGCCAAGGCCGAAGACCCGCCGATCGACGACTGGTTCCTCAAGTACCCCGTCCGCACGGTGACCACCAACGGGGTCACCACGGGGTCCGTGCCGATCGCCAAGACCTACACCTACGGCCCGGCCGCCTGGCACCGGGACGACTCCCCGCTGACCCAGGACGCGGACCGCACCTGGGACCAGTTCCGCGGCTACGCCAGCGTGATCGCGGTGACCGGCAGCGGCCAGGACGGTGTCCGCTCGCAGAGCCGCACCAGCTACTACCAGGGCATGAACGGCGACATCACCTCGACCGGCACCCGCTCCACCCAGGTGGCCGGACCGATGAGCGGGGCGGTGACGGACTCCGACTGGCTGACCGGCCAGACCCTGGAGTCGGACAGCTACACCCAAGAGAACGGCGGCATCGTCGCCTACTCCGTCGACACCTTCTCCGGTGACCACCCGACGGCCACCCACAACCGTGGCTCACTGCCCGCGCTGGTCGCCCGGTACATGGCCACCACCTCCACCGTCACCAGCAAGTCCAAGAAAACGGACGGCACCTGGCTGACCGACAGCAAGACCTCCACCACCGACGCCGCGCACGGCAACGTGGTGCTGACGGTGCTGGACAGCGCCGACGGTCTGCCGGACATCTGCACCCGCACGGCCTACGCGGCGGGCAGTGACCCACAGGTCCAGGCCCTGCCCTCGCAGGTGCTGGTGGCCAGCGGTGCGAACGCCTGCACCGCGCCGCTCACCCAGGCCAACGCGGTGAGCTGGACCAACACCTACTACGACAACCTTGGTTACGGGAAGCTCGGTTCGGCGCACGACGTCACCGCCACGGTGGCCGCCGACCGCTTCGACGCCGGCGGCAACCCGCAGTTCACCACCAAGCTCGCCGGGTACGACGCCTACGGCCGTCTGACCAAGAGCACGGACCAGAACACGGTCGACCCCTCGCACACCGGTGGCGCCGTCGTCACCACCGCGTACACCCAGCCACAGCCGGGAGAGCTGCCCACCGGAATCACCGTCGTCACCCCGGCTCCGGACGGTGCGGCCGACGTGCTGACCGGACGCAAGACCAGTACCACGCTGGACAGCGCCCGGGCCCTCCCGCTGACCGTGACTGACCAGAACGGCCGGGTCACCACGGAGGCGTACGACGCCCTCGGCCGGCTGACCTCGGTCTGGGCGCCAGGCCGTGACACCAAGGCGAGCGCGAGCCACACCTTCAGCTACGCCATCCCCGGCGTCGTCAACGGCAAGCTCGTCAACCCGTCCGTCACCTCGGCCAGCCTGCGGGCCAACGGCTCGTACGCCACCAGCATCCAGATCATGGACGGCCTCGGCCAGACCGTGCAGACCCAGTCCGACCCGGCGATCTCGGCTTACTCCGGCCGCATGATCGCCGACACGGTGCTCGACTCGCAAGGCCGGACCGTCCGGGCCAACGCGGCCTGGTACAACGGTGACGCCAGGCCCAGCACCACGCTCTACCAGACCACGACCCAGCAGGTCCCGGCGCAGACCTACACCGTCTTTGACGGCCTGGGCCGCCCGGTCTCCACCCAGTTCGTGGCCTGGGGCGCCACCCTCACCACCACGACCACCGCCTACCCCGGCGCCGACCGCACCGACGTCACCCCGCCGAGCGGCGCCACGCCGACCTCGACGGTGGTCGACGCCCGGGGCCGGACCAGCCAGCTGTGGCAGTACAGGACCGCCACCGCCACCGGCAACGCCTCCGACGCGGACGTCACCTCGTACACCTACACCCCGGCAGGCCAACTGGCCACGCAGAAGGACGCGGCAGGCAATACCTGGACCCACGGCTACGACCTGGCCGGCCGTGAGCTCACCGCCACCGACCCGGACACCGGCACGTCCACCAAGACGTACGACACCGCCGGTCGACTGGCCACGACCACGGACGCGCGCGAGCAGACCCTGGCGTACACCTACGACCTGCTCGGCCGGACGACCGGCAGCTACACGGGCTCGGTCAGCACGGCCAACCAGCGCACCGGCTTCACCTACGACACCGTCCTCAAGGGCCAGCCGGCCACCTCCACCCGGTACGACAGCGGCAACACCTACACCAGCGAGGTGACGGCGTACGACACGGCGTACCACCCGACCACCACCAAGGTGACCATCCCCGGCAGCGAAGTCGGCCAGAGCGGCACGCCGTTCACCTACACCCACATCTCCGTCTTCGACCCGATCAGCGGCGCCCTGACCGCCGACGACCGCTCGGCGATCGGCGACATCCCGGAGGAGACGCTCACCTACGCCTACGACGACTACGGGCTGCTGAGGTCCTACGGCGTCTTCAACGGCGCGACGCTGGACCTGTCCAACGACTACGACGCGTACGGGCGGAACATCCGCACCACCGTCAACCCGTGGGGCACCCAGATCGTCGTGACGAACACCTTCGACGAGTCGACCGGCCGGCCGGTCTCGCAGTTCGTCGACAAGCAGACCGCTGCCACCGGCGCGGTCCAGCAGGTCACCTACGCCTACAACCCGGCCGGCAAGCTGACCGGCGTCCGGAACATCCCGGACAACGTCCCGGCCAACACCGACCTCCAGTGCTACGGCTACGACTACCTCGGTCGCCTGACCACCGCCTGGACGGACACCGGCACCCTGACGATGGCCTCGCGAGCGGCCGGCGTCCAGGGCGCCTGCACCAACTCCACGCCCACCAGCGGTGCCCAGGCCCCGAAGAAGACCACCGTCGGAGGCCCCGCCCCGTACTGGCAGACCTTCGGCTACGACCTGACCGGCAACCGCAAGACCCTTGTCCAGCACGACCCCTCGGGTGACACCACCAAGGACACCACCGTCACCCAGACCTTCAACACGGGCCCCAACACCCCGATCACCACCCCCAACGCCGACAGCGGCACGGGTGGCCCGCACGCCCTCCTGTCCACCTCGACCCAGACCGGCACCGGCACCGCCGCGGTCAGCACCACCCAGTACGACGCCTCCGGCAACACGACCCTGATCACCGACCCGGCCGAACTCACCACGCTCACCTGGGACCCGGAGAACAGAGTCGAGAGCGTCGACAAGCGGACCCAGGTCAGCCGGACGCACTACCTCTACGATGCGGCGGGCAACCAGCTGATCCGCCGCTACCACGGGAAGAACACCATCTTCCTGGGCGGCGACGAACTCGTCTACGACCCCAACACCAGCACCAAGCCGACCGGCACCCGCTACTACCAGATGCCCGGCGGCCTGTCCCTCGTCCGCCAGGGCGGCAAGTCCACGTTCCAGATCAGCGACCTCCACGGCACCGGCTCCCTCTCCCTGGACGCCACCGCCCTCACCGAGACCCGCCGCCTCACCGACCCGTTCGGCAACCCCCGCGGTACCCAGCCCTCCACCTGGGCCGGCGACCGCGGCTACGTCGGCGGCACCAAGGACGACATCGCCGGCTACACCAACCTCGGAGCCCGCGAGTACGACACTTCGCACGGGCGATTCATCACCCCTGACCTGGTCCTGGACGTGGCCAATCCACAGCAGTGGAACGGCTACGCCTACAGCAACAACGACCCGGTCAACGATAGTGACCCCAGTGGTCTGTGTCCTCGTGACGAGTGCGGTGGCTACGGGCAGAACCCGGGAATGGCCGTCGGCACGCATGGAACGGACACTGACGCCAAGGTTGATCAGCGTGGTGACCACCCGGGCCTGACGCTCCAGCAGGCGACGATGGTGTCGTTCCTCTACGCGGCCAACGCCTCCTTCAATAGCGACCATGTCCGCAACAGCTCGAACACCAGCGACGCCGACTTCAACAGAATCGCTACTAAGTATCACGCTGGGCAAAGCACTATTGACCACGCTGCTATTGAAGTGTGGGCATACGGGGCGAGTGAGGCAGAGACCGACTACTTCTACCAGAACTACTGCCTCTTCCTGGAGTGCCGCACCGGGTGGGATTCCGCTTTGGGTAGCCAGATTGGAAGTCAGGTCTCTTCGCCATTCGGCCTTTCCACGTCGGAGAGAACGGCCGACGCGGTTGCCGGGACCATGGCAGCTTTGGCGGCGCGTGAAGTTGGAGGCGGCTTGGTGCGAGCGGAGGAGCAAGGGCTCTCCGCTGAGGCACGGGCGTTCAGTGAGTGCAACAGTTTTCCAGCTGACACTCAAGTTCTCCTTGCCGACGGCCAGACAAAGGCGATAGTCGACCTCCAAGACAGTGACCGGGTTCTGGCCACCGATCCTCTTGCAGGAGTGACGAAGGCTGAGTCAATTGTCGCAAGAATCATCGGCCATGAAGATGTTGAATTCACCGACCTGACCCTCGCGGCCAGCGACAGTACGCTGAGTGCCCAGGTAGTCACCTCTACAGCACACCACCCGTACTGGGACGGCACTACGCAGCGCTGGACCAATGCGGATGATGTCAAGAGCGGAGATGAACTTCGCCGGCCTGACGGCAGCACTGTAATGGTCTCATCGGTGCGGAA from Kitasatospora sp. MMS16-BH015 encodes:
- a CDS encoding polymorphic toxin type 28 domain-containing protein — protein: MPVTIAAATGPDYSRKWSPPNTPLPRTVSVKGHDVTPATPAKPAHEVPPTWQAPKSPSAPKHGHASVRLAAAPAAHPLAKGQQAEAGTELVASGLPVALAPLAGSAAGGQQVEVDVADQKAATAAGVPGVLVSLTPAAGSAGGPVRLGVDLGRDGTGFGADWASRAQLVTLPGCALTTPQAKGCLKQTPLASHYDRVNQKLVADVTIAPNTALAKSAPAAGALASTAASAGASAVPTTVVAAVSGTSSGAGTFSATPLNPSQAWTAGGSSGAFTYSYPVQLPASLGGGAPSVALSYDSSSVDGKTSSTNSQASWIGDGWDYSPGFVERSYKPCLKDGVAGSGDECWAGANLNLSLAGHSGELVPDDQSCQTNAPGTTEQSNCTWRIKGDDGTKVQFLTGATNGTWNGSYIKVTDIFGTVYYLGLNHLPDASGNPTTKGADSGSAWTVPVYSPNSGDPCYDSSKGQGSWCQSAWRWNLDYVVDPHGNLTTYTYTPEANYYARGGGQNNGTGTNTQYTRGGVLASIGYGQLLSDQLTANGTYNPAAKVTFTSGERCTATGTACDPGNRTLANAANWPDAPLDESCASTGTCTNYSPSYWSTLWLKSIATQVRSAGVYQTVDSYALSHSFVSVQNATENAQVPWLDSVQRTASDRQASATPVPLAPVTFTSMLLRNRVDGTNLVPARPDFNRPRIQLITTETGGTVAVDYWPPDCSRVSGPMPGSADSDVRSCFNVKWHPPTAKAEDPPIDDWFLKYPVRTVTTNGVTTGSVPIAKTYTYGPAAWHRDDSPLTQDADRTWDQFRGYASVIAVTGSGQDGVRSQSRTSYYQGMNGDITSTGTRSTQVAGPMSGAVTDSDWLTGQTLESDSYTQENGGIVAYSVDTFSGDHPTATHNRGSLPALVARYMATTSTVTSKSKKTDGTWLTDSKTSTTDAAHGNVVLTVLDSADGLPDICTRTAYAAGSDPQVQALPSQVLVASGANACTAPLTQANAVSWTNTYYDNLGYGKLGSAHDVTATVAADRFDAGGNPQFTTKLAGYDAYGRLTKSTDQNTVDPSHTGGAVVTTAYTQPQPGELPTGITVVTPAPDGAADVLTGRKTSTTLDSARALPLTVTDQNGRVTTEAYDALGRLTSVWAPGRDTKASASHTFSYAIPGVVNGKLVNPSVTSASLRANGSYATSIQIMDGLGQTVQTQSDPAISAYSGRMIADTVLDSQGRTVRANAAWYNGDARPSTTLYQTTTQQVPAQTYTVFDGLGRPVSTQFVAWGATLTTTTTAYPGADRTDVTPPSGATPTSTVVDARGRTSQLWQYRTATATGNASDADVTSYTYTPAGQLATQKDAAGNTWTHGYDLAGRELTATDPDTGTSTKTYDTAGRLATTTDAREQTLAYTYDLLGRTTGSYTGSVSTANQRTGFTYDTVLKGQPATSTRYDSGNTYTSEVTAYDTAYHPTTTKVTIPGSEVGQSGTPFTYTHISVFDPISGALTADDRSAIGDIPEETLTYAYDDYGLLRSYGVFNGATLDLSNDYDAYGRNIRTTVNPWGTQIVVTNTFDESTGRPVSQFVDKQTAATGAVQQVTYAYNPAGKLTGVRNIPDNVPANTDLQCYGYDYLGRLTTAWTDTGTLTMASRAAGVQGACTNSTPTSGAQAPKKTTVGGPAPYWQTFGYDLTGNRKTLVQHDPSGDTTKDTTVTQTFNTGPNTPITTPNADSGTGGPHALLSTSTQTGTGTAAVSTTQYDASGNTTLITDPAELTTLTWDPENRVESVDKRTQVSRTHYLYDAAGNQLIRRYHGKNTIFLGGDELVYDPNTSTKPTGTRYYQMPGGLSLVRQGGKSTFQISDLHGTGSLSLDATALTETRRLTDPFGNPRGTQPSTWAGDRGYVGGTKDDIAGYTNLGAREYDTSHGRFITPDLVLDVANPQQWNGYAYSNNDPVNDSDPSGLCPRDECGGYGQNPGMAVGTHGTDTDAKVDQRGDHPGLTLQQATMVSFLYAANASFNSDHVRNSSNTSDADFNRIATKYHAGQSTIDHAAIEVWAYGASEAETDYFYQNYCLFLECRTGWDSALGSQIGSQVSSPFGLSTSERTADAVAGTMAALAAREVGGGLVRAEEQGLSAEARAFSECNSFPADTQVLLADGQTKAIVDLQDSDRVLATDPLAGVTKAESIVARIIGHEDVEFTDLTLAASDSTLSAQVVTSTAHHPYWDGTTQRWTNADDVKSGDELRRPDGSTVMVSSVRNYHTAPQAAYNLTIGELHTYYVLAGTVPVLVHNSSCGIPTKTDRIAEHLTFRDLDAAKRELGGEVVARKSDGTPWDHVGEVRDAQAGLLNRMHQIKVQMSKAGVDDPIFPSLQAELSQASKLLDYSEKYVPRY